In Psychrilyobacter piezotolerans, one genomic interval encodes:
- a CDS encoding YitT family protein, whose amino-acid sequence MKRHLKGLFFDYFVINLGLILSAIGIGIFLVPGKLVSSGVPGIATILFYGMGIPIGLTILVFNIPIFILGVKVFGKEYGFKTFFGIVGLAFYTQTFQTLLNNTSVVDYAKGGNLLLAPIFGGLFLGAGMGLIFKFGGSMGGADILGQVISKYSKLPVAHAILMLDMLVMGSGIVVFGIEKGLYAILSAFTCNLILNKIFEGVSNSKMVYITSSKYQEIQELLTNDIQTHTTTIMTKSRIQDSERKMIMVILKNKQLRDLQVFINRIDPKAFIVISEVYEVFGDPEDDD is encoded by the coding sequence ATGAAAAGACATTTAAAGGGGTTATTTTTTGATTATTTTGTTATTAATTTAGGGTTGATCTTATCAGCCATTGGGATAGGTATTTTTTTGGTCCCTGGAAAATTAGTCAGCAGCGGGGTTCCAGGGATTGCCACTATACTATTTTATGGGATGGGGATTCCCATTGGTCTTACTATTCTGGTCTTTAATATTCCTATATTTATCCTAGGTGTTAAAGTATTCGGAAAGGAATACGGATTCAAAACTTTTTTCGGAATTGTGGGGTTAGCCTTTTATACCCAAACATTTCAAACATTATTAAATAATACCTCTGTAGTGGACTATGCCAAGGGCGGAAATTTACTCTTGGCTCCTATCTTTGGTGGGCTGTTTTTAGGTGCAGGAATGGGTTTAATTTTTAAATTTGGCGGGAGTATGGGAGGAGCCGATATCCTGGGACAGGTTATCAGTAAATATTCCAAACTGCCTGTTGCCCATGCTATATTGATGCTGGATATGCTCGTAATGGGAAGCGGAATAGTAGTCTTCGGAATAGAGAAGGGACTCTATGCTATCCTGTCTGCATTTACCTGTAATCTGATCTTAAACAAGATATTTGAAGGGGTAAGTAATAGTAAGATGGTATATATCACCAGTTCAAAATATCAGGAGATCCAGGAACTCCTGACTAATGATATCCAGACTCATACCACTACTATTATGACTAAGAGCCGTATCCAGGATTCTGAAAGAAAGATGATCATGGTTATCTTAAAGAATAAACAGCTCCGTGATCTACAGGTGTTTATAAATAGAATTGATCCAAAGGCTTTCATTGTTATCTCTGAAGTATATGAAGTTTTCGGTGATCCGGAAGATGATGATTAA
- a CDS encoding metallophosphoesterase family protein: protein MKVLIVSDSHSRLDNLMKIWEKEVPDVVISAGDYSKDVEELSYIYEDSEYYIVRGNCDYMDNNTEDNLEFELSDKKIFLTHGHLYGVKTSYDYLRMEANDRGTDLCIFGHTHIPYLEEEGMILFNPGAVKDGLYGILEINNDKINIEHRKL from the coding sequence ATGAAAGTGTTAATAGTATCGGATAGTCACTCGAGGCTGGACAATTTGATGAAAATATGGGAAAAAGAAGTTCCAGATGTGGTGATCTCAGCTGGAGACTACAGCAAAGATGTGGAAGAATTATCATATATATATGAAGATTCAGAGTATTATATAGTCAGAGGAAACTGCGACTATATGGATAACAATACAGAGGATAATTTAGAATTTGAACTCTCGGATAAAAAGATTTTTTTAACTCACGGTCACCTATACGGAGTTAAGACAAGTTATGATTATCTGAGGATGGAGGCAAATGACAGAGGAACAGACCTGTGTATCTTTGGTCATACACATATTCCTTATTTAGAGGAAGAGGGAATGATTTTATTTAATCCGGGAGCAGTAAAAGACGGGCTGTACGGGATATTGGAGATAAATAATGATAAAATTAATATAGAGCACAGGAAGCTGTAA
- a CDS encoding sugar ABC transporter ATP-binding protein: MSELLLKIENLSKSFGENCVLKDINISINKGEIIGLVGENGAGKSTLMKTIFGMPVIRETGGYGGSIKFEGKEIDFKSPFDALEAGIGMVHQEFSLIPGFEATENIVLNRESTKNSFLEILFGDRIKQLDSLEMEARAGIAVGHLGVKMDPKTIIKEMPVAHKQFTEIAREIERENTKLLVLDEPTAVLTESEAEILLQTMKRLANEGISIVFITHRLNEIMEISDKVVVLRDGVLIKEIETKKTSSHEITEWMIGRSFSESETVKKAAQNKEVLLELDKLWVDMPGETVKKLDLKVYKGEILGIGGMAGQGKLGIANGVMGLYTTGGEITFRGEKLKLNQPKLPLEKGIFLVSEDRKGVGLLLDGTIEDNIAYSAIQIKDEFIKRYLGGLVEWVDEKNVEKNALEYIKKLEIRCMSSKQTAGELSGGNQQKVCLAKAFTMKPELLMVSEPTRGIDVGAKKLVLETLREYNEKYGTTIIITSSELEELRGISDRIAIITEGKVAGILPPEADIIKFGELMVGIGGDSELKELREIREGVAAITAGILPPEADKIKIGELMIGIEGTDSELEELRGTDGKN; this comes from the coding sequence GTGAGTGAACTACTTTTAAAGATAGAAAATTTATCCAAATCATTTGGTGAAAATTGTGTATTGAAAGATATAAATATAAGTATAAACAAGGGTGAGATAATAGGACTGGTAGGAGAAAATGGTGCAGGAAAGTCGACTCTAATGAAAACTATATTTGGAATGCCTGTAATTCGTGAAACCGGGGGATACGGCGGAAGTATAAAGTTTGAAGGGAAGGAGATAGATTTTAAATCTCCATTTGATGCTTTAGAGGCAGGGATAGGGATGGTCCACCAGGAGTTTTCCCTGATACCTGGATTTGAAGCTACTGAAAATATAGTTCTTAATAGGGAATCGACTAAAAATAGTTTTTTAGAGATCTTATTTGGTGACAGGATAAAGCAGCTGGACAGTTTGGAGATGGAAGCCAGGGCAGGGATAGCGGTGGGACATCTGGGTGTAAAGATGGATCCAAAAACTATAATAAAAGAGATGCCGGTGGCACATAAACAATTTACAGAGATAGCCCGAGAAATAGAGAGGGAAAACACCAAACTGCTGGTACTGGATGAACCTACAGCAGTACTTACAGAATCGGAAGCAGAGATATTGCTGCAAACAATGAAACGGCTGGCCAATGAGGGGATCTCCATAGTATTTATCACCCATAGATTGAATGAGATCATGGAGATAAGTGACAAGGTGGTAGTGCTCCGGGATGGAGTCTTGATAAAGGAGATAGAAACGAAGAAAACCAGCTCCCATGAGATAACAGAATGGATGATCGGCAGGAGCTTCAGTGAATCGGAAACGGTAAAAAAAGCAGCTCAAAACAAGGAAGTTCTCCTGGAACTGGATAAGCTTTGGGTGGATATGCCTGGAGAAACGGTAAAAAAATTAGACCTGAAAGTATATAAAGGTGAGATCTTAGGAATTGGCGGAATGGCAGGGCAGGGAAAATTAGGGATAGCTAATGGAGTCATGGGGCTGTATACGACCGGGGGAGAGATAACTTTTAGAGGTGAAAAATTGAAGTTGAATCAGCCCAAACTACCCTTGGAAAAAGGTATTTTCCTGGTTTCAGAGGATAGAAAGGGGGTAGGGCTGCTCCTGGACGGGACTATCGAAGATAATATAGCTTACTCTGCAATCCAGATCAAGGATGAATTCATCAAAAGATATCTCGGCGGGTTGGTAGAATGGGTCGATGAGAAAAATGTGGAAAAAAATGCATTGGAATATATAAAGAAATTAGAGATCAGGTGTATGAGCTCTAAGCAGACAGCTGGGGAACTCAGTGGGGGAAATCAGCAAAAAGTGTGTCTGGCCAAGGCATTTACCATGAAACCTGAATTATTAATGGTTTCAGAGCCAACCAGGGGAATAGATGTAGGAGCAAAAAAATTAGTTTTGGAAACCCTTCGGGAATACAATGAAAAATATGGCACTACAATAATTATAACTTCTTCGGAACTTGAGGAGCTCCGGGGGATCAGTGACAGGATAGCTATAATAACAGAGGGGAAAGTAGCCGGGATACTGCCTCCAGAAGCAGACATAATTAAATTTGGGGAATTGATGGTAGGGATAGGAGGAGATTCAGAGCTGAAGGAACTCCGAGAGATCAGGGAAGGGGTAGCGGCAATAACAGCTGGAATACTGCCTCCAGAAGCAGACAAAATTAAAATTGGAGAATTGATGATAGGGATAGAGGGAACTGATTCAGAACTTGAGGAGTTGAGAGGAACCGATGGAAAAAATTAA
- the pheT gene encoding phenylalanine--tRNA ligase subunit beta, producing MLISLEWLKEYVEINEDVKELENALTMIGQEVEAIEEQGQHLDNVVVGHIVEYGQHPDADKLSLLKVNVGEETPLQIICGAPNHKLGDKVIVAKIGAVLPGNFKIKKAKVRGVESCGMLCSEVELGMGTDGDGIVILSEDAPIGEDIRTHLGLDDVIFELEITPNRPDCLSHIGIAREVAAYYERKVKYPASDIRTLTGPSGIVVDIDDDKRCTRYSSRILKNVKVEESPEWLKRRLKAIGLRPINNIVDITNYIMFEYNQPMHAFDHSKLEGSKITVREAEKGEKITTLDGEERELNNSELVIADEAKAVAIAGIMGGKNTEVDENTTEILLEVAYFTPENIRKTAKTLGLSSDSSYRFERGIDRDNTLVVLERASSLIQSITNCEVVGEYADVYTDPYTPREVSMDINRLNKFVGKEIELDTVGKILNSLNMQIKNRGENKISVIPPSYRNDITRSADLYEEIIRMYGFENIEDKMPVENIKAGVVDEEFQTTDTSKKHLRDMGLQEVINYSFIPRGILEKLKVEAETIDIKNPINEDMVTLRPTLMYGLLTNIRDNFNRNINDLKIFEVSRTFTKAETLADEVVKVGIALAGREERNLWDAKPEAYDFYDLKGYVESYLTAMGMTKYQLRRTENKSYHPGRAVDIFVGREYIGTFGEIHPDVAEAMSISRERVYLAELELAKVVKYGKTKIKYEKIVKYPAVNRDLAILMDRDKLVGDMLGDIKKSSNIIEGVNLFDIYTGDKVEADKKSIAINIVLRKTTGTLEENEVTAAIDKILGLIKKKYQGEIRQ from the coding sequence ATGTTAATATCTTTAGAATGGTTAAAGGAATATGTAGAGATAAATGAAGATGTTAAAGAGCTTGAAAATGCCCTGACTATGATCGGACAAGAGGTCGAGGCAATAGAAGAGCAGGGACAACATCTAGATAACGTAGTGGTAGGGCATATTGTAGAATATGGTCAGCATCCTGATGCAGATAAATTATCACTGTTAAAGGTAAATGTAGGGGAGGAAACTCCGTTACAAATAATCTGTGGAGCTCCTAATCACAAATTGGGAGACAAGGTAATAGTAGCAAAAATAGGTGCTGTTTTACCTGGAAACTTTAAGATCAAAAAAGCTAAAGTAAGGGGAGTAGAGTCTTGCGGAATGCTTTGTTCAGAGGTAGAATTAGGAATGGGTACAGATGGAGACGGAATTGTTATCCTGTCTGAGGATGCACCTATCGGTGAAGATATAAGAACACACTTAGGATTAGATGACGTAATTTTTGAATTAGAAATCACTCCTAACAGACCGGATTGTTTATCTCATATAGGTATTGCCAGGGAAGTAGCAGCTTATTATGAGAGAAAGGTAAAATATCCTGCATCTGATATCAGAACTTTAACAGGACCATCTGGAATTGTTGTGGATATCGATGATGATAAAAGATGTACTAGATATAGTTCAAGAATATTAAAAAATGTAAAGGTGGAAGAGTCGCCAGAATGGTTAAAGAGAAGATTGAAAGCTATCGGACTCAGGCCGATAAATAACATTGTGGATATAACTAACTACATTATGTTTGAATATAACCAACCTATGCATGCTTTTGACCATTCTAAATTAGAGGGGTCGAAGATTACTGTAAGAGAAGCTGAAAAAGGTGAAAAAATCACTACTTTAGATGGTGAAGAGAGAGAATTAAATAACTCTGAATTAGTTATTGCTGATGAGGCAAAGGCTGTAGCAATAGCTGGAATCATGGGTGGTAAAAACACAGAGGTAGATGAAAACACTACCGAGATATTATTGGAGGTAGCATATTTCACCCCTGAAAATATAAGAAAAACAGCTAAAACATTGGGATTATCTTCTGATTCTTCATATAGATTTGAAAGGGGAATAGACAGAGATAATACCTTAGTTGTGTTGGAAAGAGCATCATCTCTGATTCAGTCTATAACTAATTGTGAAGTTGTAGGAGAATATGCAGATGTATATACAGATCCTTATACTCCTAGGGAAGTTTCGATGGATATCAACAGATTAAATAAATTTGTAGGTAAGGAAATAGAGTTAGATACAGTAGGAAAGATTTTGAATAGTTTGAATATGCAGATAAAAAACAGGGGAGAAAACAAAATTTCTGTAATCCCGCCATCATATAGAAACGATATCACTAGATCAGCAGACTTATATGAAGAGATCATCAGAATGTACGGATTCGAAAACATTGAAGATAAAATGCCGGTGGAGAATATCAAAGCTGGTGTAGTAGATGAAGAATTTCAAACTACCGATACTTCTAAAAAACATCTGAGAGATATGGGTTTACAGGAAGTTATAAACTACAGCTTTATCCCAAGGGGAATTTTGGAAAAATTAAAGGTAGAAGCAGAGACTATAGATATCAAAAATCCTATCAATGAAGATATGGTAACACTGAGACCTACTTTGATGTACGGATTACTTACTAATATCAGGGATAATTTCAATAGAAATATTAATGACCTGAAGATATTTGAAGTATCTAGAACATTTACTAAGGCAGAAACTTTAGCAGATGAAGTTGTAAAAGTAGGAATTGCTTTAGCCGGCAGAGAGGAAAGAAATCTATGGGATGCAAAACCTGAAGCCTATGATTTTTATGACTTAAAGGGATATGTGGAAAGCTACCTGACAGCTATGGGAATGACTAAATATCAGTTGAGAAGAACTGAAAATAAAAGTTACCATCCAGGTAGAGCAGTAGACATCTTCGTAGGAAGAGAGTACATCGGGACTTTTGGAGAGATCCATCCAGATGTAGCTGAAGCTATGTCTATCTCAAGGGAAAGAGTATATCTGGCAGAGTTAGAATTAGCTAAGGTAGTAAAATATGGAAAAACTAAGATAAAATATGAAAAGATAGTAAAATATCCGGCAGTAAATAGAGATTTAGCTATCTTAATGGACAGGGATAAATTAGTTGGAGATATGCTTGGAGATATTAAAAAATCTTCAAATATCATTGAAGGTGTAAATTTATTTGATATCTATACCGGTGATAAAGTAGAGGCAGATAAAAAATCTATAGCTATCAATATAGTTCTTAGAAAAACAACAGGAACTTTGGAAGAGAACGAAGTAACTGCAGCAATCGATAAGATCTTAGGACTTATCAAGAAAAAGTATCAGGGTGAGATCAGACAATAG
- a CDS encoding alpha-hydroxy-acid oxidizing protein yields MNLKEVKNSAREKMKGVCAICRECNGVWCRGMVPGMGGAGNGSTMQRNYDKLNEIRIMMKTLHDAKDPDVKFNFLGKVLSSPVMAAPITGLNYNAGGAIAEEDYIDDIVNGSIECGTIAMIGDGGNPDFYRWGIEAIKKVDGKGVAIIKPRENSEIIKRIRMAEEAGALAVGVDVDGAGLLVMSTMGQPVGPKSVEELKELVDSTKLPFILKGILSVEEARIAMEAGVAGIIVSNHGGRVLNGTISSVETLSEIAAAVGEKMVVIADGGVREGMDIVKFLALGAHCVLVGRPIIWGSVGGRREGVKLTLETLKNQLYQGMILTGAGSLEEIDKSMIYRD; encoded by the coding sequence ATGAACTTAAAAGAGGTAAAAAATAGTGCCCGGGAAAAGATGAAAGGTGTATGTGCTATATGTCGTGAATGTAATGGTGTATGGTGCAGGGGGATGGTACCGGGAATGGGGGGAGCAGGAAACGGGTCAACTATGCAGAGAAACTATGATAAATTAAACGAAATCAGAATTATGATGAAAACACTACATGATGCCAAGGATCCGGATGTTAAATTTAATTTTTTAGGGAAGGTACTTTCCAGTCCGGTAATGGCAGCACCTATAACTGGGTTAAACTATAATGCCGGAGGAGCAATAGCAGAGGAAGACTATATAGATGATATCGTAAATGGAAGTATAGAATGCGGGACTATCGCCATGATAGGTGATGGAGGAAATCCGGATTTTTATAGATGGGGGATAGAAGCTATAAAAAAAGTGGACGGTAAGGGTGTGGCTATCATCAAACCCCGTGAAAATTCTGAGATTATAAAAAGAATAAGGATGGCAGAGGAAGCAGGGGCACTTGCAGTAGGAGTAGATGTAGATGGGGCCGGATTATTGGTTATGAGTACTATGGGACAGCCTGTAGGACCAAAATCAGTGGAAGAATTAAAGGAATTGGTGGATTCAACAAAATTACCATTTATATTAAAGGGAATTCTCAGTGTAGAAGAAGCTAGGATAGCCATGGAAGCAGGAGTGGCTGGGATCATAGTATCGAACCACGGCGGCCGTGTTTTAAACGGGACTATAAGTTCTGTAGAGACTCTGTCTGAAATAGCTGCAGCTGTAGGAGAAAAGATGGTAGTAATAGCTGATGGCGGAGTAAGGGAAGGGATGGATATAGTTAAATTCTTAGCCCTTGGAGCTCACTGTGTATTGGTGGGGAGACCTATTATTTGGGGAAGTGTAGGAGGCAGAAGGGAAGGAGTTAAATTAACTTTGGAAACTCTGAAGAATCAGCTGTACCAAGGTATGATACTGACAGGTGCCGGAAGTTTAGAAGAGATAGATAAAAGTATGATATACAGGGATTAA
- the pheS gene encoding phenylalanine--tRNA ligase subunit alpha, whose translation MKGIINALKDEVAISLTSTTSVKELEDLKIEILGKKGKLTDIMKGMRNLSKEERPVIGQLANEVRDFITNEIETKMTELKDTEKTIRMNNETIDISLPGRETGTGRLHPITETMDFLKNIFIEMGFDVAAGPELETTFNNFDALNIPETHPSRDLQDTFYIDDNTVLRTHTSPVQIRYMQNKTAPFRMVCPGKVYRSDYDVSHTPMFHQMEGLMVGENISFANLKAILTEFVNKVFGETNVRFRPHFFPFTEPSAEMDVECVICKGKGCRLCKNTGWLEIMGCGMVDPEVLKSVDYDADKISGFAFGMGIERIAMLRHGIDDLRAFYDNDLRFLKQFNF comes from the coding sequence ATGAAAGGGATAATAAACGCTCTAAAGGATGAGGTGGCTATCAGCTTAACTTCTACAACTAGTGTAAAAGAACTAGAAGATCTAAAAATAGAGATCTTGGGGAAAAAAGGTAAATTAACAGACATCATGAAAGGTATGAGAAATTTATCTAAGGAAGAAAGACCTGTTATTGGGCAATTAGCTAATGAAGTTAGGGATTTTATTACAAATGAAATTGAAACTAAGATGACTGAGCTAAAGGACACAGAAAAAACGATTAGGATGAACAACGAAACTATAGATATTAGTTTACCAGGAAGAGAAACAGGAACTGGAAGACTGCATCCTATAACAGAAACTATGGATTTCTTAAAAAATATATTTATAGAGATGGGATTTGATGTAGCAGCAGGACCAGAATTAGAGACTACATTTAACAACTTTGATGCATTAAATATACCGGAAACTCATCCATCGAGAGATCTGCAGGATACTTTCTATATCGATGATAATACGGTACTTAGAACGCATACATCACCAGTACAAATTAGATATATGCAGAATAAAACAGCACCGTTTAGAATGGTGTGTCCAGGAAAGGTATATAGATCTGATTACGATGTATCTCATACGCCGATGTTCCACCAAATGGAAGGATTGATGGTAGGAGAAAATATATCATTTGCTAACTTAAAAGCAATTTTAACAGAATTTGTAAACAAGGTATTTGGAGAAACTAATGTAAGGTTTAGACCTCATTTTTTCCCATTTACAGAACCATCAGCAGAGATGGATGTAGAGTGTGTAATCTGTAAAGGAAAAGGATGCAGACTTTGTAAAAATACAGGTTGGCTGGAAATAATGGGATGCGGAATGGTAGATCCTGAAGTACTGAAAAGTGTAGATTATGATGCAGATAAGATAAGCGGATTTGCATTTGGAATGGGTATAGAAAGAATTGCTATGTTAAGACACGGAATAGATGACTTAAGAGCATTTTATGACAATGACCTGAGATTCTTAAAGCAGTTTAACTTTTAG
- a CDS encoding DUF3798 domain-containing protein: MKKLFLLVAMFIMSAFAFSADYHIGVVSGTVSQSEDGLRGAQELIKKFGAAEKGGKVIHITYPDNFMQEMETTISQIVSLADDPKMKAIVITEAVPGTVEAFRRVREKNPDIILVANSPHEDPEMIADVADLVLNPDNVARGYLIVKAAQEMGAKKFMHISFPRHMSYELLSRRRDIMKQAASDLGMEFITMTAPDPVSDVGVAGAQQFILEKVPSWLEKYGKDTAFFATNDAQTEPLLKRIAEDGGYFVEADLPSPTMGYPGALGVKFDKSEKGNWPKILNKVEKSVVKAGGSGRMGTWAYSYNFAAAVALGTHVIDVIDGRSEVDDFDQVMASLGMQSPGAGWNGSEYVDVEGIERENFFLVYQDTYVFGKGYLHMTALKVPEQYFEIN; this comes from the coding sequence ATGAAAAAATTATTTTTGTTAGTTGCAATGTTTATAATGTCGGCGTTTGCGTTTTCGGCAGACTACCATATTGGTGTAGTATCTGGGACGGTATCTCAGTCGGAAGATGGTCTTAGAGGAGCCCAGGAATTAATAAAGAAGTTTGGAGCGGCTGAGAAAGGCGGGAAAGTAATCCATATAACTTACCCGGACAACTTTATGCAGGAGATGGAAACTACAATTTCTCAAATCGTAAGTTTAGCAGATGATCCCAAGATGAAAGCAATAGTGATAACAGAAGCTGTTCCTGGAACGGTTGAAGCCTTCAGGAGGGTAAGGGAAAAAAATCCTGATATTATATTAGTTGCAAACAGTCCCCATGAAGATCCGGAGATGATTGCAGACGTAGCAGACTTAGTATTAAATCCTGATAATGTGGCTAGAGGTTACTTAATTGTAAAAGCAGCTCAAGAGATGGGAGCAAAGAAATTTATGCATATATCGTTTCCTAGACATATGAGTTATGAACTTTTATCTAGAAGAAGAGATATCATGAAGCAGGCGGCATCAGACTTAGGAATGGAATTCATAACTATGACTGCCCCGGATCCTGTAAGTGACGTCGGTGTAGCAGGAGCTCAACAGTTTATCCTGGAAAAAGTACCTTCATGGTTAGAAAAATACGGTAAGGATACTGCATTTTTCGCAACAAATGATGCACAGACTGAACCTTTATTGAAGAGGATAGCGGAAGATGGAGGGTACTTCGTAGAAGCTGATCTGCCTTCTCCAACAATGGGATATCCTGGAGCTTTAGGGGTTAAATTTGATAAGAGCGAAAAGGGAAATTGGCCTAAAATATTAAATAAAGTGGAAAAGTCAGTTGTTAAAGCTGGTGGATCTGGAAGAATGGGAACATGGGCATACTCATATAACTTTGCAGCAGCAGTGGCTTTAGGAACCCATGTAATAGATGTAATAGATGGAAGATCAGAGGTAGATGACTTTGATCAGGTTATGGCATCTTTAGGAATGCAAAGTCCTGGAGCAGGTTGGAACGGAAGTGAATATGTAGATGTTGAAGGTATAGAGAGAGAGAACTTTTTCTTAGTGTATCAGGATACATATGTATTTGGAAAAGGATATCTTCATATGACAGCTCTTAAAGTTCCTGAACAATATTTTGAAATCAACTAA